In Rhodoferax koreense, a genomic segment contains:
- a CDS encoding acyl-CoA thioesterase: protein MSAVPSPATRPATPAAASRTVVHTVRVEFGDCDPAGIVWFPNFFRWIDAASRNFFTACGVPPWHQLEATTGVLGTPLVDTRSRFVNSASYGDVLDIHVQVSEWRGKSFVMRYHLLRGQGSEGNSNGNDDGATLIMECEEVRIFAARRPPGEGGGAGGSANGNGIRAVPIPEDIRRMCA from the coding sequence ATGTCCGCCGTCCCGTCGCCCGCCACCCGCCCTGCCACGCCCGCCGCGGCGAGCCGCACCGTGGTGCACACCGTCCGTGTCGAATTCGGCGACTGCGATCCGGCCGGTATCGTGTGGTTTCCCAATTTTTTCCGCTGGATCGATGCGGCCTCGCGCAACTTCTTCACCGCCTGCGGCGTGCCGCCGTGGCACCAGCTCGAAGCCACGACCGGTGTGCTCGGTACGCCGCTGGTCGACACCAGGTCTCGCTTTGTCAACAGCGCGAGCTACGGCGACGTGCTCGACATCCACGTGCAGGTGAGCGAATGGCGCGGCAAGAGCTTCGTGATGCGGTACCACCTGCTGCGCGGCCAGGGCAGCGAGGGCAATAGCAATGGCAATGACGATGGCGCCACGCTGATCATGGAATGCGAGGAAGTGCGCATCTTCGCCGCGCGCCGCCCGCCCGGTGAAGGCGGCGGGGCTGGTGGCAGTGCGAACGGCAACGGCATCCGCGCCGTGCCCATCCCTGAAGACATCCGCCGCATGTGCGCATGA
- a CDS encoding helix-turn-helix domain-containing protein gives MSPARTASTPPPGARCTVRRYSGEYAAHAHEHAQLMFALNGRMELEIEGRAAFADTSSGVIIPAGMAHGFLAPPDARMLVVDAPASRATDRLQRFAVTAACRDLAIGGSRGDRADTGLQVLLAAPQVLLRRTIDLARLDAALDAALHAPWTNAAMAALFHLSPQRFHARLLELTGSTPQAYLRARRLAEAMLLVAHGMALEAVALQVGYSSASALGVALKRERGLGARRLRGREA, from the coding sequence ATGAGCCCTGCCCGCACTGCATCCACACCCCCGCCCGGCGCGCGTTGCACCGTGCGTCGCTACAGCGGCGAATACGCGGCCCATGCGCATGAGCATGCCCAGCTCATGTTCGCGCTCAACGGCCGCATGGAGCTCGAGATCGAGGGCCGTGCCGCCTTTGCCGACACCAGCAGCGGCGTGATCATCCCGGCCGGCATGGCCCACGGCTTCCTCGCCCCGCCCGATGCACGCATGCTGGTGGTGGATGCACCCGCCTCCCGCGCGACGGATCGCCTGCAACGCTTCGCGGTGACCGCTGCCTGCCGCGACCTGGCGATCGGTGGCTCGCGGGGCGATCGGGCCGACACCGGCCTGCAGGTCCTGCTGGCGGCACCGCAGGTGCTGCTGCGCCGCACGATCGACCTGGCCCGGCTCGATGCCGCGCTCGACGCCGCTCTGCACGCGCCCTGGACCAATGCCGCGATGGCGGCGCTGTTCCACCTGAGCCCGCAGCGCTTCCACGCGCGTTTGCTGGAACTCACCGGCAGCACCCCCCAGGCCTATCTGCGTGCGCGGCGGCTGGCCGAAGCGATGTTGCTGGTGGCGCATGGCATGGCATTGGAGGCGGTGGCGCTGCAGGTCGGCTACAGCTCGGCCAGCGCCCTTGGCGTGGCCCTGAAACGCGAACGCGGCCTGGGCGCGCGGCGGCTGCGCGGTCGCGAAGCCTGA
- a CDS encoding tripartite tricarboxylate transporter substrate binding protein, whose translation MKTPALFASLLCAMTISVQAPAQTYPTKPIELIVPYPAGGGTDVLGRAFAQAATKHLAQPLIVINKPGAAGAIGWADVINNKPDGYKIVLLATDLMTQPNMGLTKITYEDFTPIARLNYDPAGLTVRADAPWNTVEEFLAAARTKVLSVGNAGNGSTWHLSAAAIEDKTGVKFNHIPFTGAAPASLALLGGHIDAITVSAAEVYTYTSTGKLKTLAVMSDQRIKGFENVPTLKERNIDISMGTWRGLAVNKATPPEIVEVLRAATVKIANEPSLLEALDRQNMGYAYADGDGFRTVMAKDHAAYRALITKLGLKQ comes from the coding sequence ATGAAGACCCCCGCCCTGTTCGCCTCCCTGCTGTGCGCCATGACCATCTCGGTCCAGGCCCCCGCCCAGACCTATCCCACCAAACCCATCGAACTGATCGTCCCGTACCCCGCCGGCGGCGGCACCGACGTGCTCGGCCGGGCCTTCGCGCAGGCTGCCACCAAACATCTGGCCCAGCCGCTGATCGTCATCAACAAGCCCGGCGCGGCTGGCGCGATCGGCTGGGCCGACGTGATCAACAACAAGCCAGACGGCTACAAGATCGTGCTGCTCGCCACCGATCTCATGACCCAGCCCAACATGGGCCTCACCAAGATCACCTACGAGGATTTCACGCCGATCGCGCGGCTGAACTACGACCCGGCCGGGCTTACCGTGCGCGCCGATGCGCCGTGGAACACGGTCGAGGAATTCCTTGCCGCGGCGAGGACCAAGGTGTTGAGCGTCGGCAATGCCGGCAACGGTTCGACCTGGCACCTGTCGGCCGCGGCCATCGAGGACAAGACCGGCGTCAAGTTCAACCACATCCCGTTCACCGGCGCGGCACCCGCGTCGCTGGCGCTGCTGGGCGGACACATCGACGCCATCACGGTGAGTGCCGCCGAGGTCTACACCTACACCTCCACGGGCAAGCTGAAGACCCTGGCGGTGATGTCGGACCAGCGCATCAAGGGCTTCGAGAACGTGCCCACGCTGAAGGAGCGCAACATCGACATCTCGATGGGCACCTGGCGCGGGCTGGCCGTGAACAAGGCCACGCCACCGGAGATCGTCGAAGTACTGCGCGCGGCCACCGTCAAGATCGCCAACGAGCCGAGCCTGCTGGAGGCGCTCGACCGTCAGAACATGGGCTACGCCTATGCGGACGGCGACGGTTTCCGCACGGTGATGGCCAAGGACCACGCGGCCTACAGGGCGCTGATCACCAAGCTCGGCCTGAAGCAGTAG
- a CDS encoding branched-chain amino acid ABC transporter permease — protein MKKTTIGYLVLLLALLLAPALGAYPVFVMKLLCFALFASAFNLLLGYTGLLSFGHAAFLGGSAYVAGYAMKVWGLTPEIGLVLGTLAGAFLGWIFGVLAIRRQGIYFAMITLALAQMMFFVALQAKFTGGEDGLQGVPRGKLFGLIDLQNDLTMYYVTLAVVVAAFLLIVRTIHSPFGQVLKGIKENEPRAISLGYDTSRFKLLAFVLSAALAGLAGSLKTLVLGFATLSDVHWTASGQVILMTLVGGLGTLSGPLLGSAVVVLLENKIGELGHAIAGISGIEWFNTLGESVTMVTGLIFVICVLAFRRGIMGEIIALGERLRGRK, from the coding sequence ATGAAAAAAACCACCATTGGCTACCTCGTGCTGTTGTTGGCACTGCTCCTGGCGCCGGCGCTCGGGGCCTATCCGGTCTTCGTGATGAAGCTGCTGTGCTTCGCGCTGTTCGCCTCGGCCTTCAACCTGCTGCTGGGCTATACCGGCCTGCTGTCGTTCGGCCACGCGGCCTTCCTCGGCGGCTCGGCCTACGTGGCCGGCTACGCGATGAAGGTCTGGGGCCTGACACCCGAGATCGGCCTGGTGCTCGGCACGCTCGCGGGGGCCTTCCTCGGCTGGATTTTCGGTGTGCTGGCGATCCGTCGCCAGGGCATCTATTTCGCGATGATCACGCTGGCGCTGGCGCAGATGATGTTCTTCGTCGCGCTGCAGGCCAAGTTCACCGGCGGGGAAGACGGCCTGCAGGGTGTGCCGCGCGGCAAGCTGTTCGGCCTGATCGACCTGCAGAACGACCTGACGATGTACTACGTCACGCTGGCCGTGGTGGTGGCGGCGTTTCTGCTCATCGTGCGCACCATCCATTCGCCGTTCGGCCAGGTGCTCAAGGGCATCAAGGAGAACGAACCGCGCGCGATTTCGCTGGGTTACGACACGAGCCGCTTCAAGCTGCTGGCCTTCGTGCTGTCGGCGGCACTGGCCGGTCTGGCCGGATCGTTGAAGACGCTGGTGCTGGGCTTTGCCACCTTGAGCGATGTGCACTGGACGGCTTCGGGGCAGGTGATCCTGATGACCCTGGTCGGCGGTCTCGGCACCCTGTCAGGGCCGCTGCTGGGCTCGGCCGTGGTCGTGCTGCTGGAGAACAAGATCGGGGAACTGGGGCATGCGATTGCCGGTATCAGCGGGATCGAATGGTTCAACACGCTGGGTGAATCGGTGACGATGGTCACGGGGCTGATTTTCGTGATCTGTGTGTTGGCCTTCAGGCGCGGGATCATGGGGGAGATCATCGCCCTCGGCGAGCGACTTCGCGGCCGGAAGTAG
- a CDS encoding branched-chain amino acid ABC transporter permease — protein sequence MTISLPGLLSQLLLGLVNGSFYAILSLGLAVIFGLLNVINFAHGALFMMGAILTWMGMNYFEINYWVMLAAAPVIVGVFGVLIEKLLLRWIYKLDHLYGLLLTLGLTLLIEGAFRSVYGVSGLGYDAPDLLDGSTNLGFMVLPNYRAWVVAASLVVCFATWFVIEKTKLGAYLRAGTENPRLVEAFGINVPLMVTLTYAFGAALAAFAGVLAAPVIQVSPLMGQNLIIVVFAVVVIGGMGSIMGSILTGLGLGIIEGFTKVFYPEASSTVVFVIMVIVLLIRPAGLFGKER from the coding sequence ATGACGATCTCCCTCCCAGGCCTTCTGAGCCAGCTCCTGCTGGGGCTGGTGAACGGCTCCTTCTATGCCATCCTGAGCCTGGGCCTGGCGGTCATCTTCGGGCTGCTGAACGTCATCAACTTCGCGCACGGCGCGCTGTTCATGATGGGTGCCATCCTCACCTGGATGGGCATGAATTATTTCGAGATCAACTACTGGGTGATGCTGGCCGCCGCGCCGGTCATCGTCGGTGTCTTCGGCGTGTTGATCGAGAAGCTGTTGCTGCGCTGGATCTACAAGCTCGACCATCTCTACGGCCTGCTGCTCACGCTGGGCCTGACCCTGCTGATCGAAGGTGCGTTCCGCTCCGTGTACGGCGTCTCGGGCCTGGGCTACGACGCGCCCGACCTGCTCGACGGCTCGACCAACCTGGGCTTCATGGTGCTGCCCAACTACCGTGCGTGGGTGGTGGCGGCATCGCTGGTCGTGTGTTTCGCGACCTGGTTCGTGATCGAGAAGACCAAGCTCGGCGCCTACCTGCGCGCCGGCACCGAGAATCCGCGGCTGGTGGAAGCCTTCGGCATCAACGTGCCGCTGATGGTCACGCTCACCTATGCCTTCGGCGCCGCGCTGGCCGCCTTTGCCGGTGTGCTGGCCGCGCCGGTGATCCAGGTGTCTCCGCTGATGGGGCAGAACCTCATCATCGTCGTCTTCGCCGTGGTGGTGATCGGCGGCATGGGCTCGATCATGGGCTCCATCCTCACCGGCCTCGGCCTGGGCATCATCGAAGGGTTCACCAAGGTGTTCTATCCCGAAGCCTCGTCGACCGTGGTGTTCGTCATCATGGTCATCGTGCTGCTGATCCGTCCCGCCGGCCTGTTCGGCAAAGAGAGGTAG
- a CDS encoding ABC transporter substrate-binding protein, whose amino-acid sequence MKYKLSVLTGLLAVVGLASGVAHAQEKVKIGFITDMSSLYSDVEGKGGATAIQMAIDDFGGKVLGQPIELMSADHQNKPDIAASKAREWIDTAGVTMVFGGTNSGTALAMAKVAEEKKRVYFNNGAGTSALTNEQCTPYTIHYAYDTVALAKGTGGAVVDQGGKNWFFITADYAFGQALEADTTKIVKEKGGTVLGAVRHPLNASDFSSFLLQAQNSKAQILGLANAGGDTINSIKAAKEFGINKTMKTAGLLVFLSDIHSLGLKNTEGLLHTTSFYWDLNDKTRAWSKKFFDKMKRMPTDVQAADYSATMNYLKAVEAAKTTDADKVMAQLKSVKIDDFYGKGQIRADGSFVHDMYLVQVKSPAESKQPWDYLKVMKVLPGDQVFTTKAETKCALWK is encoded by the coding sequence ATGAAATACAAACTCAGCGTTCTGACCGGCCTGCTGGCCGTCGTAGGCCTGGCTTCCGGCGTGGCCCATGCGCAGGAGAAGGTGAAGATCGGTTTCATCACCGACATGTCAAGCCTCTACTCTGACGTGGAAGGCAAGGGCGGCGCCACGGCGATCCAGATGGCCATCGACGACTTCGGCGGCAAGGTGCTGGGCCAGCCGATCGAGCTGATGTCCGCCGACCACCAGAACAAGCCGGACATCGCCGCCTCCAAGGCCCGCGAATGGATCGACACCGCGGGTGTGACCATGGTCTTCGGCGGCACCAACTCCGGCACGGCGCTGGCCATGGCCAAGGTGGCCGAAGAGAAGAAGCGCGTGTACTTCAACAACGGCGCCGGCACCTCCGCGCTGACCAACGAGCAGTGCACCCCCTACACCATCCACTACGCCTACGACACCGTGGCGCTGGCCAAGGGCACGGGCGGCGCGGTGGTCGACCAGGGCGGCAAGAACTGGTTCTTCATCACCGCCGACTACGCTTTCGGCCAGGCGCTGGAAGCCGACACCACCAAGATCGTCAAGGAGAAGGGTGGCACGGTGCTGGGTGCGGTGCGCCATCCGCTGAACGCGTCCGATTTCTCGTCCTTCCTGCTGCAGGCGCAGAATTCCAAGGCGCAGATCCTGGGCCTGGCCAACGCCGGTGGCGACACCATCAACTCGATCAAGGCGGCCAAGGAATTCGGCATCAACAAGACGATGAAGACCGCCGGCCTGCTGGTGTTCCTCTCCGACATCCACAGCCTGGGCCTGAAGAACACCGAAGGCCTGCTGCACACCACCAGCTTCTACTGGGACCTGAACGACAAGACCCGCGCCTGGTCGAAGAAATTCTTCGACAAGATGAAGCGCATGCCGACCGACGTGCAGGCCGCCGACTACTCGGCCACGATGAACTACCTCAAGGCCGTCGAAGCCGCCAAGACGACCGATGCCGACAAGGTCATGGCCCAGCTCAAGAGCGTGAAGATCGACGACTTCTACGGCAAGGGCCAGATTCGCGCCGATGGCAGCTTCGTCCACGACATGTACCTGGTGCAGGTCAAGTCGCCGGCCGAATCCAAGCAGCCCTGGGACTACCTGAAGGTCATGAAGGTGCTGCCGGGTGACCAGGTGTTTACGACCAAGGCCGAGACGAAATGCGCCTTGTGGAAGTAA
- a CDS encoding ABC transporter ATP-binding protein, with protein sequence MAAAALEIQGLQAWYGESHVLHGVDLVVQPGEVVTLLGRNGAGRTTTMRAVMGLTGRRTGSLKINGTETMGLPTHRIAHLGVGYCPEERGIFSSLSCEENLMLPPHLKGANAGVGAGMSIDEIYTMFPNLAERRNSQGTRLSGGEQQMLAVARILRTGAKLLLLDEISEGLAPVIVQALARMITTLREKGYTVVMVEQNFHFAAPLADRFYVMEHGRIALQFGASELQAKMPVLNELLGV encoded by the coding sequence ATGGCTGCTGCCGCATTGGAGATTCAGGGCCTGCAGGCCTGGTACGGCGAATCGCATGTGTTGCATGGCGTGGACCTGGTCGTGCAGCCCGGCGAAGTCGTCACGCTGCTGGGCCGCAACGGTGCGGGCCGCACCACCACGATGCGCGCCGTGATGGGCCTGACCGGCCGGCGCACCGGTTCGCTGAAGATCAACGGCACCGAGACCATGGGCCTGCCGACACACCGCATCGCCCATCTGGGCGTGGGCTATTGCCCCGAGGAGCGCGGCATCTTCTCGAGCCTGTCTTGCGAGGAAAATCTGATGTTGCCGCCGCACCTCAAGGGCGCCAATGCAGGTGTGGGGGCCGGCATGTCGATCGACGAGATCTACACCATGTTCCCCAACCTGGCGGAGCGCCGCAACAGCCAGGGCACGCGCCTGTCCGGCGGCGAGCAGCAGATGCTGGCCGTGGCGCGCATCCTGCGCACGGGCGCGAAGCTGCTGCTGCTCGATGAAATCTCCGAAGGCCTGGCGCCGGTCATCGTGCAGGCACTGGCCCGCATGATCACCACGCTGCGCGAGAAGGGCTACACCGTGGTGATGGTGGAGCAGAACTTCCATTTCGCCGCGCCCCTGGCCGACCGTTTCTACGTGATGGAGCATGGCCGCATCGCCCTGCAGTTCGGCGCGAGCGAACTGCAGGCCAAGATGCCGGTGCTCAACGAGTTGCTTGGTGTCTGA
- a CDS encoding ABC transporter ATP-binding protein, whose product MADIILETRELTKEFKGFTAVSKVNLSVKRGSIHALIGPNGAGKTTCFNLLTKFLEPTTGEILFNGIDITRERPAQIARRGVIRSFQISAVFPHLTLLENVRLGLQRQLGTSFHFWKSEKSLHSLDGRARELLAEVGLEDLADETTVNLPYGRKRALEIATTLAMEPELMLLDEPTQGMGHEDVDRVAQLIKKVSQGRTILMVEHNMGVVSTIADTITVLQRGAVLAEGPYAEVSRNPQVMEAYMGTTAGQLQGAH is encoded by the coding sequence ATGGCGGACATCATTCTCGAAACACGCGAGCTCACCAAGGAGTTCAAGGGCTTCACCGCCGTGAGCAAGGTCAACCTGTCGGTGAAGCGCGGCTCGATCCACGCGCTGATCGGCCCGAACGGCGCCGGCAAGACCACCTGTTTCAACCTGCTCACCAAGTTCCTCGAGCCCACCACCGGCGAGATTCTTTTCAACGGCATCGACATCACGCGGGAACGCCCGGCGCAGATCGCACGGCGCGGCGTGATCCGTTCGTTCCAGATCTCGGCGGTGTTCCCGCACCTCACGCTGCTGGAGAACGTGCGCCTGGGCCTGCAGCGCCAGCTCGGTACCTCGTTCCACTTCTGGAAGAGCGAAAAATCGCTGCACAGCCTCGACGGCCGCGCGCGGGAGCTGCTGGCCGAAGTCGGCCTGGAAGACCTGGCCGACGAGACCACGGTGAACCTGCCCTATGGGCGCAAGCGTGCACTGGAGATCGCCACCACGCTGGCCATGGAGCCCGAGCTCATGCTGCTCGACGAACCCACGCAGGGCATGGGCCACGAAGACGTGGACCGCGTGGCCCAGTTGATCAAGAAGGTGTCGCAGGGCCGTACCATCCTGATGGTCGAACACAACATGGGCGTGGTGTCCACCATCGCCGACACCATCACCGTGCTGCAGCGGGGCGCCGTGCTGGCCGAAGGGCCGTATGCCGAGGTCTCGCGCAACCCGCAGGTGATGGAGGCCTACATGGGCACCACCGCCGGCCAGCTTCAGGGGGCGCACTAA
- the pepE gene encoding dipeptidase PepE, translating to MNLLLLSNSRSPDGGYLTHAGAAIGEIAAGRKTAVFVPYAGVTIGWDDYTQRVVDVFAPLGIAVTSVHQASDPQAAVRQAEIIVVGGGNTFNLLKCCREAGLLPLIAARVRAGAAYIGWSAGANLAGPTIRTTNDMPIVDPGGFDALGLVSFQLNPHFTNALPAGHQGETREQRLAEFLVANPSAKVVGLPEGDWLRVRDAQVHLHGPWPASIFVGGQAVRSVDSPARLDPL from the coding sequence ATGAACCTTCTATTGCTCAGCAATTCCCGCAGCCCCGATGGCGGCTACCTGACCCATGCCGGCGCGGCGATCGGCGAGATCGCGGCCGGACGCAAGACGGCGGTCTTCGTTCCCTATGCCGGCGTCACCATCGGCTGGGACGATTACACGCAGCGCGTCGTCGACGTGTTTGCACCGCTGGGCATCGCGGTGACCTCCGTGCACCAGGCCAGCGACCCGCAGGCCGCGGTGCGACAGGCCGAAATCATCGTCGTCGGTGGCGGCAACACCTTCAACCTGCTGAAATGCTGCCGTGAAGCGGGCCTGCTGCCGCTGATCGCCGCGCGGGTGCGCGCCGGCGCGGCCTACATCGGCTGGAGCGCGGGCGCGAACCTGGCCGGCCCCACGATCCGCACCACCAACGACATGCCCATCGTCGATCCCGGCGGTTTCGATGCGCTGGGCCTGGTGTCGTTTCAGCTGAACCCGCATTTCACCAACGCACTGCCGGCGGGTCACCAGGGTGAAACGCGCGAGCAGCGGCTCGCCGAGTTCCTGGTGGCGAATCCGTCCGCGAAGGTGGTGGGTCTGCCCGAGGGCGACTGGCTGCGCGTGCGCGACGCGCAGGTGCACCTGCACGGACCCTGGCCGGCGAGCATCTTCGTCGGCGGCCAGGCGGTGCGCAGCGTCGATTCCCCGGCCCGGCTCGATCCGCTGTAG
- a CDS encoding AroM family protein — MTRITTLGTLTIGQAPRPDITPILAKHLSPYTQCIHAGLLDGLARGDIERLYAPEPGQATLITRLLDGTSVIVSKPKVLELMNRKIAALRAQGCGFILLLCTGAFEGLVCDGAWLIEPDLIVSPSVAAIAGNRQVGIVVPLLSQVASEAHKWRALARAPICAVASPYAEETESLVKAARELKAQGAELLVMDCMGFVEAHREVAAQASSLPVILSNALIARLTAELLS; from the coding sequence ATGACACGCATCACCACGCTCGGCACGCTGACCATCGGCCAGGCGCCGCGGCCCGACATCACACCGATCCTGGCGAAACACCTGTCGCCCTACACGCAATGCATCCATGCCGGCCTGCTCGACGGCCTGGCGCGCGGCGACATCGAACGCCTCTACGCGCCCGAGCCGGGTCAGGCCACGCTGATCACGCGGCTGCTGGACGGCACTTCGGTGATCGTCAGCAAACCCAAGGTGCTGGAACTCATGAACCGCAAGATCGCTGCGCTGCGCGCGCAGGGCTGCGGCTTCATCCTGCTGCTGTGCACCGGCGCGTTCGAAGGCCTGGTATGCGACGGCGCCTGGCTGATCGAGCCGGATCTGATCGTCTCGCCGAGCGTGGCGGCCATCGCCGGCAACCGGCAGGTCGGCATCGTGGTGCCGTTGCTGTCGCAGGTGGCCTCGGAAGCGCACAAGTGGCGCGCTTTGGCGCGTGCGCCGATCTGCGCCGTGGCCTCGCCTTATGCGGAGGAGACCGAATCCCTGGTGAAAGCCGCGCGCGAGCTGAAGGCGCAGGGCGCCGAACTGCTGGTGATGGACTGCATGGGTTTCGTCGAAGCGCACCGCGAAGTCGCGGCGCAGGCTTCGAGCCTGCCGGTGATCCTGTCGAATGCGCTGATCGCGCGGCTCACGGCGGAACTGCTGTCCTGA
- a CDS encoding DUF1177 domain-containing protein, which yields MSLAQTLQVFEALDTAHASGQTVVQLLAAYDRVKVTVTKISGPKGATDFVRIVIPGSAGKLAGGTAPTLGIIGRLGGIGARPTRIGLVSDADGAVAAVASALKLAHMQTQGDSLPGDVIVATHICPDAPTRPHEPVDFMDSPVETEDMNEQEVSAEMDAVLSIDTTKGNRIINHKGYAISPTVKQGYILRVSDDLLRIMEMTSGRPAVTFPITTQDITPYGNGVYHLNSILQPSIATAAPTVGVAITTESVVPGCGTGASHETDIALAAKFAVEVAKEFTRGTCSFFDADEYALLQKLYGSLAHLQRRQPA from the coding sequence ATGAGCCTCGCCCAGACATTGCAGGTCTTCGAAGCCCTCGACACGGCGCACGCCAGCGGCCAGACCGTGGTCCAACTGCTCGCGGCCTACGACCGCGTGAAGGTCACGGTGACCAAGATCAGCGGCCCCAAAGGCGCGACCGATTTCGTGCGCATCGTGATCCCCGGCAGCGCCGGCAAGCTGGCCGGCGGTACCGCGCCCACGTTGGGCATCATCGGCCGGCTGGGCGGCATCGGCGCACGGCCCACGCGCATCGGGCTGGTGTCGGACGCCGACGGCGCGGTGGCCGCGGTGGCTTCGGCGCTCAAACTGGCGCACATGCAGACGCAGGGCGACAGCCTGCCCGGCGACGTGATCGTGGCCACCCACATCTGCCCCGACGCACCCACGCGGCCGCACGAGCCGGTGGACTTCATGGATTCGCCGGTGGAAACCGAGGACATGAACGAGCAGGAAGTCAGCGCCGAGATGGACGCGGTGCTGTCGATCGACACCACCAAGGGCAACCGCATCATCAACCACAAGGGTTACGCGATCTCGCCCACGGTGAAGCAGGGCTACATCCTGCGCGTCTCGGACGACCTGCTGCGCATCATGGAAATGACCTCGGGCCGGCCGGCCGTGACCTTCCCGATCACCACCCAGGACATCACGCCCTACGGCAACGGCGTGTACCACCTGAACAGCATCCTGCAGCCGTCGATCGCCACTGCGGCGCCGACGGTCGGGGTGGCCATCACCACCGAGAGCGTGGTGCCAGGCTGCGGCACCGGCGCGAGCCACGAGACCGACATCGCGCTGGCCGCGAAGTTCGCGGTCGAGGTGGCCAAGGAGTTCACGCGCGGCACCTGCAGCTTCTTCGATGCCGACGAGTACGCGCTGCTGCAGAAGCTGTATGGTTCGCTGGCACACCTGCAACGCCGCCAGCCGGCCTGA